From a region of the Burkholderia lata genome:
- a CDS encoding arylsulfatase, translating to MKKSASPLHAFRFRVVCAAIAGALSLASCGGVDSDPPPSPTSTTPPLAQKRPNILYIMADDLGYSDIHAFGGEINTPNLDALVASGRILSNHHTGTVCAITRAMLVSGTDHHLVGEGTMGVPTDERRGLPGYEGYLNDRALSFAQLLKDAGYHTYIAGKWHIGSGIVGSATGSGQTPDQWGFERSYVLLGGAATNHFAHEPAGSSNYTEDGRYVQPGQPGQPGGTGGSPAVFYSTDFYTQKLISYIDSNQRDGKPFFAYAAFTSPHWPLQVPDPWLHKYAGVYDAGYDAIRNARIARQKALGLIPADFKPFDGLPETTAASPATANNGTAAAKYISAVHSAADGYSDYGPGKVDKLWSSLTPAERKAQARYMEIYAGMVENLDYNIGLLIQHLKDIGEYDNTFIMFQSDNGAEGWPIDGGADPTATDTANGQDPIYSTLGTDNGKQNAQRLQYGLRWAEVSASPFRLTKGYSAEGGVSTPTIVRLPGQTQQLPTLRAFTHVTDNTATFLAVAGVTPPSQPAPPLVNTLTGVDQNKGKVVYNNRYVYPVTGQSLLPVLTGTATGEVHTAPFGDEAYGRAYLRSADGRWKALWTEPPLGPPDGHWQLYDLASDRGETTDVSAQNPSVISTLVDQWKTYMSNVGGVEPLRPRGYY from the coding sequence ATGAAAAAGTCCGCGTCGCCGTTACATGCTTTTCGTTTCCGTGTCGTCTGCGCCGCGATTGCCGGCGCGCTGTCGCTCGCATCGTGCGGCGGCGTCGACAGCGATCCGCCGCCGTCACCCACCAGCACCACGCCGCCGCTGGCTCAGAAGCGCCCGAACATCCTGTACATCATGGCCGACGATCTCGGCTATTCCGACATCCATGCATTCGGCGGCGAGATCAACACGCCGAACCTCGACGCGCTCGTCGCGTCGGGCCGCATCCTGTCGAACCATCACACGGGCACCGTCTGCGCGATCACGCGCGCGATGCTGGTGTCCGGCACCGACCACCATCTCGTCGGCGAAGGCACGATGGGCGTGCCGACCGACGAACGGCGCGGGCTGCCCGGCTACGAGGGCTACCTGAACGATCGTGCATTGTCGTTCGCACAACTATTGAAGGATGCCGGCTATCACACGTACATCGCGGGCAAGTGGCACATCGGCTCGGGGATCGTCGGCAGCGCGACGGGCAGCGGGCAGACGCCGGACCAGTGGGGCTTCGAGCGCAGCTACGTGCTGCTCGGCGGCGCGGCGACGAACCACTTCGCGCACGAGCCGGCCGGCTCGTCGAACTACACGGAAGACGGCCGCTACGTGCAGCCTGGCCAGCCCGGACAGCCGGGCGGCACGGGCGGCAGCCCGGCCGTGTTCTATTCGACCGACTTCTATACGCAGAAGCTGATTTCGTACATCGACTCGAACCAGCGCGACGGCAAGCCGTTCTTCGCGTACGCGGCCTTCACGTCGCCGCACTGGCCGCTGCAGGTACCCGATCCGTGGCTGCACAAGTACGCGGGCGTGTACGACGCCGGCTACGACGCGATCCGCAACGCGCGGATCGCGCGGCAGAAGGCGCTCGGCCTGATCCCCGCCGATTTCAAGCCGTTCGACGGCCTGCCTGAAACGACGGCCGCGTCGCCCGCGACCGCGAACAACGGCACGGCCGCCGCGAAATACATCAGCGCGGTGCATTCGGCCGCGGACGGCTACAGCGACTACGGCCCCGGCAAGGTCGACAAGCTGTGGTCGAGCCTGACGCCGGCCGAGCGCAAGGCGCAGGCGCGCTACATGGAGATCTATGCGGGGATGGTCGAGAACCTCGACTACAACATCGGCCTGCTGATCCAGCACCTGAAGGACATCGGCGAATACGACAACACGTTCATCATGTTCCAGTCGGACAACGGCGCGGAAGGCTGGCCGATCGACGGCGGCGCCGACCCGACGGCGACCGACACCGCGAACGGGCAGGACCCGATCTATTCGACGCTCGGCACCGACAACGGCAAGCAGAACGCGCAGCGCCTGCAGTACGGGTTGCGCTGGGCCGAAGTGAGCGCGTCGCCGTTCCGGCTCACGAAGGGGTATTCCGCTGAAGGCGGCGTATCGACGCCGACGATCGTCCGCCTGCCGGGCCAGACGCAGCAGTTGCCGACGCTGCGCGCCTTCACGCACGTGACCGACAACACGGCGACGTTCCTCGCGGTCGCGGGCGTCACGCCGCCGTCGCAGCCGGCGCCGCCGCTCGTCAACACACTGACGGGTGTCGACCAGAACAAGGGCAAGGTCGTCTACAACAACCGCTACGTGTATCCGGTCACCGGCCAGTCGTTGCTGCCGGTGCTGACGGGCACGGCGACGGGCGAAGTGCATACCGCGCCGTTCGGCGACGAAGCCTACGGCCGTGCATACCTGCGCAGCGCCGACGGCCGCTGGAAGGCCTTGTGGACCGAGCCGCCGCTCGGGCCGCCCGACGGTCACTGGCAGCTGTACGACCTCGCGTCGGATCGCGGCGAGACGACCGACGTGTCCGCGCAGAACCCGTCGGTGATCAGCACGCTCGTCGACCAGTGGAAGACCTACATGAGCAACGTCGGCGGTGTCGAACCGCTGCGTCCGCGCGGCTACTACTGA
- a CDS encoding SDR family oxidoreductase: protein MSSRTYLVTGASRGIGLAVSTLLARHGHHVIGLARHAQGIDFPGELLACDLADIEQTAATLARISEQHDVDGIVNNAGIVLPQPLGQIDFQSLQTVFDLNVRAAIQVTQHFADAMKARGHGRIVNICSRAIFGSLDRTAYSAAKSALVGCTRTWALELAEHGVTVNAVAPGPIETELFRQTRPVGSEAERKVLATIPARRLGTSDDVAVAIAFFLSDEAGFVTGQVLAVDGGGSLGGRS from the coding sequence ATGTCATCTCGCACCTATCTCGTCACCGGCGCATCGCGCGGCATCGGCCTCGCGGTCAGCACGTTGCTCGCCCGGCACGGTCATCACGTCATCGGCCTTGCGCGTCACGCGCAGGGCATCGACTTCCCCGGCGAATTGCTCGCGTGCGATCTCGCCGACATCGAGCAGACGGCGGCCACCCTGGCACGCATCAGCGAGCAGCACGATGTCGACGGCATCGTGAACAACGCGGGCATCGTGTTGCCGCAACCGCTGGGACAGATTGATTTCCAGTCGCTGCAGACCGTGTTCGATCTCAACGTGCGGGCCGCGATCCAGGTCACGCAGCACTTCGCGGATGCGATGAAGGCACGCGGCCACGGACGCATCGTCAACATCTGCAGCCGCGCGATTTTCGGCAGCCTCGATCGCACCGCGTATTCCGCCGCGAAGAGTGCGCTCGTCGGCTGCACGCGCACGTGGGCGCTCGAACTCGCCGAACATGGCGTGACCGTCAACGCGGTTGCGCCGGGGCCGATCGAGACGGAGCTGTTCCGGCAGACGCGGCCCGTCGGCAGCGAAGCCGAGCGCAAGGTGCTCGCGACGATCCCCGCGCGCCGGCTCGGCACGTCCGACGACGTGGCCGTGGCGATTGCATTCTTCCTGTCGGACGAGGCGGGCTTCGTCACGGGGCAGGTGCTGGCCGTGGACGGTGGCGGCAGTCTCGGCGGGCGCAGCTGA